The following DNA comes from Mya arenaria isolate MELC-2E11 chromosome 11, ASM2691426v1.
CCTATCATATTActttgaccttttttatttgaataacagaCAAGCTAATAAACAAGAGCTGCCACAGGGACAACCCACTCAATTATTCTGCCGCTTTTAAGTTAAATGATTGCAaagttttggtttaatatgcatgggtcactgtaaaattagattacatgaaaacctttaccaaaatttctaagttgaataaaaaACAGCCATAATTTGCATAACAAGTATATGCAAAAAGAGTTATTTACTTGATGTATTAGCATGATGGATGGTTAAGAACCCTTGTAtagtataaagtttcaatgcaatatatgaaGTAATTGATGATATATTGACTTCTGTGAGCTTtatacaaaaccttaaccagaatttataGGTTTAAAATATATCCAGTAATGAGTTATCTAACCTGGTCATTTAAGTAGGTTTgatggttaagtaccattgtataaagtctgaATGAAATTTCAAGTAGCTActaagatattaacctatgtgtacTTACATGTAAAAGTTTAAAAGTAGAATATCTAAGTCAAATGataaaaggccataatttgtattatatatgaaagacagagttatctaacttcataAATTAAGTAGGTTATGAACAAAGTTTGAATTCAATACATGATGttttttgctgagatattgagtgctaacatgcaaaacttaACCAGTGTGTGACGCTTACTCATATGCTTGGGTGAGTAGGTATAGGTCTCCATATTTTTttgaatagttgagctaaaattGTGGTTATTAAGAAAACCATAAGAAATCTACCTCGTGGATGCAGACTCATAtgttttcacacattttccatTCAGCTTAAAGTATGCCAGTTGAATCGCCATCTGAAAGTTAAAcgaatatatttcatttaccttAACACAATCACCTTTAATTAATACATGATCATTTATGTTCTATTGTTTCCGGAGTAATGGACAACCTGGTTTCACtatgtatgaaataataacaacacttgtttgaattgaaataaggGCATTTATTCTAGAATGCCGgaagtttaaagttatttttccaTATCTGGACAATACatgatcatttatttaatacatggaatgaaaataattcaaagtttttgataaattaataaagatAATTGTAAAGACCATCCACGGAATGTGCAAATAAACTCCTCAGCCATAATAATTGGGGCATTTAAACAttcataatgttatattaatgtgacttttttttttgtacaattgttcaaatttacATCTAgagtttaacatttataattgcaAGCAATTAGCTGTCAACACCAATACTTTGACAATATGCTGACTTTTTCTAAAAGAGGAGCTGAGTTCTGTCACAAACTTTGAgagtaatacatgtattttctagATTCAAAGACACATGTCCAGGAGCTTACCTGTATGTATCCATCAGGACTGAGCCTCTTGGTTTTGATGAAGCCTTTGCCATAATCCGCGAACACACTCTTTGACACAAAACCGTTCGCCTGTGATCAAATCAtaacaatgtaaaatatgaTGAAACCATCTCTGTCAAATTTAACAAGGTGCATCATTGTACACATAAAGCACAATCTAGATATGGGTACtgtttttgcatacatataaataatgaaaaataacaacaacaaaacagaacacaaactaatttgtttacatgtatcTCTACAGTGAAACATAAACATGCAATATATTAACAGCATGTATCACATACCAGTTTCTTGAAGTGTTCAAGAGATTCAGtgatttcattttcaacatcgcATAGGTCCCATTCAAGTCTGAAAATATACATAGTCTCTTATTACAGTTCACTCCTAACACTTGGTAGATAAATTTTAATGGGTTGATATAAAACAGTAATAAATTTATGACCAAAGCAAGATTATCCCCACACTTCGGGattcagacaaaaaataatgaaatgaatagttgactatttcaaacacaaatatgGGATTTTTTACCTCACCATTTTAAGTTTGGGGCCATGGCCTTTCTGAATGGGATAAATGTGTAAATTTGACTAGAATTAAGAATCTAAATTTGCCTTGCAATgaacaacaagagctgtcacagagacagcgcgctcgactattccgctgcttttcggtgtatggattgaagattagattagatttcaatgcaatacatgatgtgctgagatatttgcataattgaatcggaaaatatttgaggtggtacgcaaactttaacgtaaattctaagtagaaaaaggggcataattttgtcaaaatgcttgatagagttacctcctcctgtgtacaggttgggagcatgatggtgaacaagcgtgctaagtttcaaagccagatgtcaatggactttgaaaatatttaaggtggtacgcaaactttaaagtaaattctaagtcgaaaaaggggcataattttgtcaaaatgcttgatagagttaaccccctcctgtgtacaggttgggggcatgatggtgaacaagtgtgcaaagtttcaaagccatatgtcaatggactttgaaaatatttgaggtggtacgcaaactttaacgtaaattctaagtagaaaaagaggcataattttgtcaaaatgcttgatagagttacctcctcctgtgtacaggttggggacATGATGGTGagcaagtgtgcaaagtttcaaagccatatgtcaatggactttgaaaatatttaaggtggtaagcaaactttaacataagtggttacgccgacgctcgggtgactaggatagctctccttattcttcgaatagtcgagctaaaaatgctttaaaaaatggacaaaaacaaatacaatgtgataaagtttgtttctttgtttctATGCCAACTCTTCAATACATATATGGTTTgggtttattattatcattattattattttattcatttatgttttagaACATACAATtgagaacttttttttttacttttggaaaaaaaatgaatcggGAATAAGGCTGACTTTGGCCCAAAACTGGTTAGAAAGAACATAGTAAGTTTCTTTTGTAAGATTTGACTGTCCCTGAAACTACCATACCAATAATGAGGGGGCAAAAAAATCTTTACAAATCTAGTTAAGTTTAAAGGCTATGGGGGCATCTTATTACCAATCATACTGTAAAATCAAATTTTCTAATCAATTATTATTGGGTTTAAagagaaatatattgaaacaggaAAGTTCTGCTGATAATTTTACTTATGCTATGTAAATTAACAAGTTAAATCTTGAATTCTGTTCTGAAACTCACTCAGTATTAAGTATGAAATCATgatcttattatattttgttgtacgCTCATTGATACAATGATCCAAATCACCCAAGGATGTCTATCTTAACCACTGATTTGTGtgatgaaattaataatatatttcaagaaGGTATAGACATCTAGTTTCTTtcagttaatatatatttatattcatatctaTACTTCTTTGCTCCAATAGTTCAGATCAATGTTGACGTTTATTTCTTTGTGCATGTAGTTGTATGTTAACAAAGGACGGTAAACTGTTAGCATGAAATTGAAGATCATTTAAGTCAGATTATTCAACAAACCTTGGAAGTCGTATATAAAACTGTCTGTATCATTATATAAAACTGACAGGTATCATGTTACCCAAATGTTCTTTCTTGTGATCACAAAAAAGTCATGCAACTTCCTAAATGTGATTGAAGATCTTTCGAATTTTGGAGAACGGAATGGGCGAAAAtcttgatttattttgatatgaatataGATTATCTAAATACAACTCTGAAGAATTAAACTGGAAATTACAAAGTTTTTAAAATGGAACTGACAGGTGCAAAATCTTTAACACACTCAGTGCTGAATGCCTCCGATGGTTTAATCCATGACTTTGAATGCTCCTTGTGCCTTGAGGACAACTGTTAACACCGAGGCCAAGTTCTTCTGCAGAAACTGCTCTAAAGGCTACTGTGTTACATGTGTTATTCATCATAATAAACTGTTTAAGAAGCATGCAGTGCTTGGTCGCAATGATGTGGACAAGTGAGTGGGGCAAGGAAACGCTCTTGAGACGTGTGACCTTCACCCAACAAAAGTCATCGAAATGGTTTGTGAAGATCACATGGAGCTTTGCTGTAGCATCTGTGTCTCCCTTAACCACAGGTAtgtgaataaattgaataaaatatttctgttgtGGATAAAATGTCCACTTACACAACAAAATTTTACCCTAGACAAATGGATTTTCGCATTGAATCAAAACCTTTTGACaccaaaaacaagaaatattatttatacataatataaaagtaaacatgttatatcaacaataaagaaatataattttatagatatatatttatattcattgcaTTGTTTGACTGCATCCAATAGGATGTGCCACAGCATTAGCCTGGTAGAAAACCTGGCAAAGGGCATACATGAGCTGGCTGAATTCAAGCAGCTTCCTGCCAATGTTAGCAAGCTGACATCAAGCCTGAACCAGGTCATAcaagacatgaagaaaaaacaacaattactgAAGACATCTGGGAAGTCCACTCTGAAGGAGATCAAAGCCTTGAGGGATACACTAAACCAGCTGCTAGAAGAGCTCGAGAGGAGGACAGTTGAACAGATGGACAGTGTCCTGGCTGACCTTGATGAGATGATTCAGAAGGACATTGACTCCTGCACAAACATTCATGGGCAACTGAAGGCCTTTCTGGATAATGTCCAGTCACAAGACAAAGGAAGTGAGCCCAGCGTCTATATTGGATACAGAAAATGTCAGGACAAGATGGCAGACGCCAAAAAGCAGCTTCATGAGATGGCCATCAAAGCAGAGATGACTGTGTCCTTCCAGCCTGACAACCATGCTGTAGAAATACTGACGGACATGCTAACACTGGGGAATATCCAGGCAGATACTGCAAAAGACGCTAGAAATCAATCTACTCTGAGTAAAGAGCACTTGGACACTCTGAAAGCTTTTACTGTGAAAACCAAGAAGACATATTCAGTTCAGCAGAAGACAGATGATAAATCCTGTGATATAACTGGTATAACTGAACTACCAGGAGGAGACATTATACTAATAGACTTAAGTAACACTAAAGTTAAGCTGCTGAACAGCCAGTTCCAGGTGATAGGCAGCTGTGAGGTTCCAAAGCATCCACAGGACATATGCCATACCACAGGGAATGAGCTTGCTGTAGCTATAAACTGTAATGAAGTCAAACGACATGCGCTCCAGTTCCTGAGAGTGTTTACAGGCAGCCTGATAATGACCGAAAGGTTTTAGTTGACCATTGCTGTAACTCCATCAGACACCATGAGGGGCAGCTGTATGTGGGCTCTTACACAGCCCTGTACCTCTACACTGAAGCTGGCCAGCTCATCAAAGTGGTATATGAAGACAAATCAGGATACCTTACAGTGAATCATTTTGCTCTAAGTAAAGATTGCAGGAAGATTTATATTCCAGCCTCCAAACGCAATTCATTGGTCACCATTGACAACACAGGCAACATTCTGGACACTCTTAAGGACCCTGGCATTAACTGGCCACAAAGTGTACATGTGAGTGAGGGAGGTCAAGTGTTTGTGTGTTCATCTGGTTCCCACACTGTGGTGCAGGTTACCCATGACGGCGGGCAGAAACTGGCTACACTGGTCAGACAGGGAGATGGAATAAACTGTCCAAAAACAGCCTGGTACAGCACAAACACTGGCAGACTCATTGTGGGCGGAGAATAAGACAATATTCTGGTGGTAGAACTGCAGTAGTGTGATGATTGTTTttagtgtatatattttatcttgCAGACATCtgggtttttttcttgtttcaaaAAATCCAACCCTCCTTGTATTATAATGTATACAGAAATACAATTCCTAACTCCTTGTATTATAACATTACAATTTGTGTAATTGCAgtccaaaatataataatataatagtgatttttaacaatgaaaacgTTTGCATATTGGTGTTGTTTGTTTAGATGTCTCTGCAGATGTAGATGGTGACTTTACTTGTTTACTTGCTTGGCTAAAATATCACATAATCTTCAAAACTGAAACTTCATCTTATAAATACATATGCATATAAAGACATTAAgttcttaaattattatttactgtTATTTGATCCCTGATAATGGGTGAGTTTTGAGAAAATTCCTGTTTACCATTTCTCAATTGtacaacatattattttgaagtaaatgtaaaaaaatgatagaaatttctttaaaattggcaaatttcttaaatttcatttacaatttcaCAAGAAGAAAGTGTTTTTCAAATTCTGTTTACCACAtagttttttatgaatttaatctTAAACAAAAGTGTCTGAGCAAACACTTACATTAGAAGGGGCAAGTTTTTACAACTGTGTATTGTCTATCAAGATTCTCATTTGAAAATCTTACTttaagctgcattctcacagattgacagtattggcatttgttttattttggtttcaaaaaCAGCTGATTTTTAATCAATGCCTTCCAGCTAGTCATTTAAGTTAAACCACTATAAAACAGCTTGTCATTGTCCGGAAAACTGGCAAAAACTTCATTTTTCTTGAAGCCTTTGTAACGCTTTTGGCCATAAAACGTAATATTgcctcatttcaagacaaacataaataagttgtcaaaactgtcatctatgagagtgcagcttttagagTTATGGCAAAGGTAAATATATATGCCATGGCAATGCAGACAACTCAAGactattttctttaaagaaacaGACGAGCTGAAATTGTAAACACTGTTCGTGGCTTTTAAacgatgatatattttcatgcttaaataaagtaaaattgcCTGATATATTTGAACTTACTTGGTTGGTGTCTGTAGTTTCTGCACAATGGCCTCAGGGGCTTTGGGGACACTTCCATCTTCATTGTACTGCTCCTTGGCCAAAATGTATTCCCAGATGCGACCTGGCATCTACAAGAAAACACAATACCATGGGATGATACATTAAACTCAAGTGAAGCTAGGCAAACTTTGATGTAACACACCAATCGTAAAGTCAAAGGTTAACCTATGCAATCATTTTTTCCAGCAGTTTTACAATTTCATGCAAAAAATTACCTGATGATATTGTTGTGCATAAACTACGCTCCTGATTAAAAAGTGTAAACAATATAGGTATATTTTAGATTACAAGTCTTGATGTTATTTTGCTTCTGCTTATGGCTGTTGTTACATCAATCTAGGATGAACAATTTGCGCCTTAGTTGACAATTAACCTTTAATGTATTATCCGGTACATACATGAATGTGATGGACCTGAAAGCTGAAGCGCTGAAACCATTTCACCGACTGGTTTGGGGCTGCTTTAAGCCTCAGATGGGGTAAAGCATCATATCAAGAAGCAATATTAGCTTTTTCAAAGCTCTTTTTAGGGCTCTTTTGCCTCAAATTTGAGGCCAACTGGGGTGCCAACactaacaacaaataaagcAACAACCAGAGCAAATGGTCAACTTTTTTAATCAGTTCAAAAAAGAAAACCCAGGGCGGAAAGTCCCTGGAGTCATAGGATCTGTGAAAATTCCCAATTCTTTTGACAAATCACTTCCCTGTACTTAGCTTAGATACTAACCGTAGCATCACTGCATGCGTGTTCAGCATTCACCCCTATTTTGCCATTGGCGTAGGAAATGTACTGGAGGGCTTTGTCAAAGTATCTGTAAAGTAGAACCCCAAgcgtttaagctgcactctcacagatttacagttttgacatttttttttattttttgtcttgggatGAGCctaattttcataaatatctgcaaaccagtgataaaagacagttcgcagtttttcatatttccgttcgaaaatttatgtttcatggctaaaagcattactataggtttaagaaaaaagcataaaacatcaaattttgaaattaaatatgaaaatctgcaatctgattttttgttagcagtcttatatcactggtttccatgcattttcccaaaatttggctcgttccaataaaaaaagttgtcaaatgttcagaaattctgtgagagtgcagctttaaagccttATCCACAATCTATACTTATAATGTGCAAATTAATATCATGAGTATTGTATTCCAATGTTCGTTCAATTACATGGctaacatgtatatcattttgaCACCTGCTCTCTCTTTACAGTGTAGGCCTTTATTGTAACATAACATCTTTTTTGCTAGTAAAAATCTGGAAGCATAAATTTGCATAACTTTCCATTtctatattgattttttattatgtttcacaATGCCTATTGCTGTTTCTTAAGCTTTCAGTTTCTATGGATAATGTATCAAAGTATAAAAAGGGTTAGAACATATGTTATGTAACTTGGCAGATAACCATATTTCacataaaaaggtaaaaaatcCCACCTGTTTCTATTATGGAACGGTGTccttgttttttaaaacagaaacttAATACTTAATTAAGATCTGCCaggttttttagaaaaaaaagaatggTTACAGTTTTTAATGAGTTTGGCTTTTTTTGCTAAGATCTTCCCATTCTTGaggaaaataaaatgcattatgtTTCAGATTCACAAAGGATATGGGTAATAAACTGAAAACAAGTGCATTGTATGCAAGGGCAGGTATTCAGAAATTGTCTCAGCTGAGcgaaggaaaacaaaataacttcttTTCAACCACAGTGACGGAACTAGCCATGCTATGAGTACAGTCTGTCAGTATGCACGGGTAACTGTTTTAGAATTTGTCAATGCTgagtgaaaacaaaatacaaaataacttcTTTTCAACCACAGTGACGGAACTAGCCATGCTATGTGTATTATCTGTCAACATTCACAGGTCTaccatgtttattttgaatgtgcACATGTAATGAATTGAATATATGAGTTATGGGCAACTTTttttgtggcgttgtgtgtcttgtTGCAAGTCTGTATGACATAGGTCTTTGTGCTTTTAAACAAGTTCATAGCTAAGTTTTTGCCTGCTAGGTTGTACTTGTAGTTTCTATTGTATTAGTACCTGAGGTCCATTTTAACAGTGGTTGATAATCACACCAAGTCTATGACCATACCTTGTCTGTGACCTTGTGAAACAGACCAGCTTTATCTGGGCAAAGTTTGttcacatttacaatttacagataattaatgaggtgttttttttttcttttaacatttcatttcatacaaCTAAGTGTTTTAtcaagatttgaaaaaaaatacagattttTGTTTAGATCAGATTACATGCATAGAGGCTCAATATCAATGATAAAAGTGCATATTGTAAAcatgatacaaaattaaaaactgtCTGATCAGGAAGACACAATTTAGTGCACTGAAACCCTGTAATCTAATATACAACAACAAGTCTGTATAACTTTCCACTTAATATATAGAAAAgtcatgaaaacattttacaaaaacatacctCTGAGTGCAGAATGATAAACGAAGTCAGTTATCTGACAAATATGCAGATATCATATTGAACGAGATTATTTGGcacatatttatatcatttatcatGTGTACCTGTTTGTTCCTTGTCCGGTCATGGAGAACATAGCTTCTTCATCCACAtcctaaaacataaaatatcagaCCCATTTAACAAGAGAACCACTGAAAGATACCCTTGTAGCTTCTGCTTGTCTAGTTTTCCCTCGTGATAAAATCAAGAACTTGGTAAATACAGTTTTTACTGCGGCTTTCATGTAGGATCCTCGGAACCTATCAATGTTTTGTCCTAAACAAAATGTGGCAGACACGCCCGTCTTGGGATTAAAACATACCCAAGAACCATTGTACAATATGGCACATTTTGAAAATTGGAGATATTGAACAGGCAACTGTAAATAAAACAGCAAACCTTGCCAGTCCTGTTTTTAAGACACCAAGTTTGGTGGTAATTGGTTGTATGTTAGCCAAATTTAGAGATCTATATTTTAAGGAAACCGAGGGTCATATCTCTGGAGTGACTTGGACAACTTGGCTGATAAATGAATCTGACAAAGATATTCTGCCAATAAACGTATTGTCTACATTTGGCAATGATCATATAAaagattttaaagttattgatctAACAAGGGCGATTTTTTTCAAGTGACTCGAGCAATATGGCTGGGTAATGATCTTGTCCTAgttattatgcccatacacattctgaccaaatttggtgatgatttaacaaaggcttctaaagtaaTTCATCAGACAAAGCAATTTTACTAATTTCTACATCAAAGGTGATAACTCTCAGGTGACTCTTAGAAGGGATATGGCTGGTTAGCAAAGGTGTCCTTAATATTATACCCCCACAGATTccgaccaaatttggtgatgattggacaaaggttTTTTAAGTTAATCATCGGACAACATATTTGACAACAAACGCTTGTACGCCGAAGGTTACTATAATAAGTTCTGTTCCACAAATGCGGGTAAACAAATTTGTACAGGTTACATTGAAAGACTTTTGAAAGAATAATATTAACAGACCAAATCCCATCCCCCCAaactttaacattaattttcaatatgaGGGATTTAGGCCAAAAGCAAGCCTCAGGGGCTTTAATCTCTGTTGAAGCTGATATATATTCACTTCAAGGTACTtcttacttttttttatatgcaaatgtctagcataaaataactgaACAAATGTATGAAGGTCTAAAATTTAAAGTTCTTGATCCATCCTGAATTTTATCATCCTGCTTTTTAGCCCCAAATCTGAAgcctttgtttgaaaaatattcaatattgcattcaaaataaaattgaacttattttcatgaaaaatattccaaattgctttagtaaaaaaaaaagtcagATGTATGACACCactatacaaatataaaagtgaccctgacctttggCCTTTCCTCATCTAGGAAGATTATAGTCAGGCTGCTGTCAATCACTTCAAGGCTTTCCCTGTTCACATCCTTAGCCACCAACTTCTCCCGAGCctgaataaaacattgtaagTCATTAGTGAGAAAACTTTCGTACACTTGATGAAATTATAGAGAAACCCTTTCACACTTCAAGaaattattgtgattttttattcaaatatatgagcatgtcataaaatatttcaccttttaaagttaacaatgttgttaccTTTAACAAAGTTAAATCGACCCAATGAATATAGTTTCTAACATGTTATGGGAAGACCAATTACCTTCGCCCAGTAGTCCCTGTTCTGAGCAGTAAACACACCAATTGGACAAGTGTCCTTTGAAtctgaagaagaaaagaaagttAGAAGAAC
Coding sequences within:
- the LOC128209072 gene encoding uncharacterized protein LOC128209072, translated to MVCEDHMELCCSICVSLNHRMCHSISLVENLAKGIHELAEFKQLPANVSKLTSSLNQVIQDMKKKQQLLKTSGKSTLKEIKALRDTLNQLLEELERRTVEQMDSVLADLDEMIQKDIDSCTNIHGQLKAFLDNVQSQDKGSEPSVYIGYRKCQDKMADAKKQLHEMAIKAEMTVSFQPDNHAVEILTDMLTLGNIQADTAKDARNQSTLSKEHLDTLKAFTVKTKKTYSVQQKTDDKSCDITGITELPGGDIILIDLSNTKVKLLNSQFQVIGSCEVPKHPQDICHTTGNELAVAINCNEVKRHALQFLRVFTGSLIMTERF